A window of Vulpes lagopus strain Blue_001 chromosome 21, ASM1834538v1, whole genome shotgun sequence contains these coding sequences:
- the TMEM121B gene encoding transmembrane protein 121B: MHPALGDPRSVSSSSGCCPPPPPPPAAARLQPLFLRGGSSRGRRGSGDSSTSTSTSRGGGGGRRGGGGGGGGGGGGGGSPSSSTGAEREDDDDSISISISISKPLVPAAAAPPGPPAQGGAPAAGPAPAAFAAAASSSSSTSTPTSSGSMTAADFGGGAAGAVGGPGGRAGGGGGAGAGAGGPGTGGGASCCSCCCCCCGRAGRSGRRGRRRGCAPRPGCRWGYQALSVVLLLAQGGLLDLYLIAVTDLYWCSWIATDLVVAAGWAIFFAKNSRGRRGGAAGGAHTHYQHHHHAAPPLHLPAAPAASAASAGAKARGGRGGAGGPGGGPGAAGAAGEFAFAYLAWLIYSIAFTPKVVLILGTSILDLIELRAPLGTTGFRLTMALSVPLLYSLVRAISEAGAAPGSAGPLLLQPQRHRAAGCFLGTCLDLLDSFTLVELTLEGRVLLPAHLRYLLIAVYFLTLASPVLWLYELNAAAAAPPWGPAPGPGPGSCSRLLRLLGGCLVDVPLLALRCLLVVSYQQPLSVFMLKNLFFLACRGLEALEGCWDQGSRASPGRGRGGYGAPPAAPPPPPPPPPPGGSQLGHCISENEGGAHGYVNTLAAASQN, from the coding sequence ATGCACCCGGCGCTCGGCGACCCGCGCTCGGTCTCGTCCTCGTCCGGCTgctgccccccgccgcccccgccgcccgccgccgcccggctgCAGCCCCTCTTCCTCCGGGGGGGGTCCTCCCGCGGCCGGCGAGGCTCGGGcgacagcagcaccagcaccagcaccagccgggggggaggcggcggcaggcgcggcgggggcgggggcggcggcggcggcggcggcggcggcggctcccccAGCAGCAGCACCGGCGCGGAGAGGGAGGACGACGACgacagcatcagcatcagcatcagcatcagcaaGCCGCTggtgcccgccgccgccgcgcccccgggACCCCCGGCCCAGGGGGGCGCCccggccgccggccccgcccccgccgccttCGCCGCCGCcgcgtcctcctcctcctccacctccacgcCCACCTCCTCCGGCAGCATGACCGCGGCGGACttcggcggcggcgcggcgggggccgtcgggggtcccgggggccgcgcgggcgggggcgggggcgcgggcgcgggcgcgggcggccccgGGACGGGCGGCGGCGCGTCCTGCTGctcgtgctgctgctgctgctgcggccgCGCGGGCCGCTCGGGCCGCAGGGGTCGGCGCCGAggctgcgccccccgccccgggtgcCGCTGGGGCTACCAGGCGCTGTCCGTGGTGCTGCTGCTGGCCCAGGGCGGCCTGCTGGACCTGTACCTCATCGCCGTCACCGACCTGTACTGGTGCTCCTGGATCGCCACGGACCTGGTGGTGGCGGCGGGCTGGGCCATCTTCTTCGCCAAGAACAGCCGGGGCCGtcggggcggcgcggcgggcggcgcgcaCACCCActaccagcaccaccaccacgcGGCGCCGCCCCTGCAcctgcccgccgcccccgccgcctccgccgcctccgccgGGGCCAAGgcgcgcggcggccgcgggggcgcaggcggcccggggggcggcccgggggctgCCGGGGCGGCGGGCGAGTTCGCCTTCGCCTACCTGGCCTGGCTCATCTACTCCATCGCCTTCACGCCCAAGGTGGTGCTGATCCTGGGCACGTCCATCCTGGACCTCATCGAGCTGCGCGCGCCCCTGGGCACCACCGGCTTCCGACTCACCATGGCGCTGTCGGTGCCCCTGCTCTACAGCCTGGTGCGGGCCATCAGCGAGGCGGGCGCCGCCCCCGGCTCCGCGGGGCCCCTGCTCCTGCAGCCCCAGCGGCACCGAGCCGCCGGCTGCTTCCTGGGCACGTGCCTGGACCTGCTCGACAGCTTCACCCTGGTGGAGCTGACGCTGGAGGGCCGCGTGCTGCTGCCTGCGCACCTGCGCTACCTGCTCATCGCCGTCTACTTCCTCACCCTCGCCTCGCCGGTGCTCTGGCTCTACGAGCTCAACGCCGCGGCGGCCGCGCCGCCCTGGGGCCCggctcctgggcctgggccgGGCAGCTGTAGCCGCCTGCTGCGCCTGCTGGGCGGCTGCCTGGTGGACGTGCCGCTGCTGGCGCTGCGCTGCCTCCTGGTGGTGAGCTACCAGCAGCCGCTCTCCGTCTTCATGCTCAAGAACCTCTTCTTCCTCGCCTGCCGAGGCCTGGAGGCCCTGGAGGGCTGTTGGGACCAGGGCAGTCGGGCCTCCCCCGGCCGGGGGCGAGGGGGCTACGgagccccgcccgccgccccgccgccgccgccgccgccgccgccgccaggagGCTCCCAGCTGGGCCACTGCATCTCGGAGAACGAGGGCGGCGCGCACGGCTACGTCAACACCCTGGCCGCGGCGTCCCAGAATTGA